Within the Gemmatimonadaceae bacterium genome, the region GGTGCACGTTCTCATCGTGATTCGCTGATCAGCCGGGGCGAAGCCCGGCTCCGGTGTGCGCCGCGCCCCGCTGCCCGTCGCGCAGGGCGATGGCGCCGTTCACGATCACCACGTCGATCCCGACCGGATATTGGAACGGATCTTCGTATGTGGCTTTGTCGATGACGGTCGACGGATCGAACACGACGACGTCCGCCGCCATGCGCGGCACCAGCGTACCGCGGTCGCGGAGGTGCACGCGAGAAGCGGGCAACGCGGTCATCTTGTTGATCGCCTGCTCGAGCGTGAGCGCTTTCCGATCGCGCACGTAGCGGCCGAGGATGCGCGGGAACGTACCGAGCCCGCGCGGATGCGGGTGTCCGCGCCGCGACGGACCGTCGACGGCGAACGCGCCGCCGTCGCTGCAGACCATTCCGTGGGGATGCGCGAGGATGCGCGCGAGGTTGTCCTCGCTCATCGCGAAGCCGACCATGCCGACGTTGGCGCGATTCCGCTGGAGAAGCGCGACGGCGGTCGCATATGGATCGGCGTGCTGAGAGGCCGCATACGCGTCGAGGCGCTGGCCCTCCGCCGGCCTGTCGGCGGGATTCACGACATTGGCGATCATGACGTTGCTCCACCCACCGATCAACTCGACCTTGGCCAACGTTTCCGTGCGAATTCGATCGGCGGTGGCAGCGTCGCCGAGCCGCGCGAGGAAGGCGTCGTTGCTGCCGTCGCGGCTCCACACGGGGAAGAGATTCGTCAGTCCCGTCTGATACGCGATATATGGATAGCGGTCGAACGCCGCGTCACATCCTGAAGAACGCGCGGCAGACACGCGAGCGAGCGCCTCGTCGAGCTTACCCCAGTTGCGCGGACCCTGCGTCT harbors:
- a CDS encoding amidohydrolase family protein, which produces IVVGNADRPATASEMARMRALVNQALADGACGVSTGLEYTPGAFAPREELIALCKPLAGTGLPYATHMRNEDDRVLEAIDEAIAVARGANCALQISHLKTQGPRNWGKLDEALARVSAARSSGCDAAFDRYPYIAYQTGLTNLFPVWSRDGSNDAFLARLGDAATADRIRTETLAKVELIGGWSNVMIANVVNPADRPAEGQRLDAYAASQHADPYATAVALLQRNRANVGMVGFAMSEDNLARILAHPHGMVCSDGGAFAVDGPSRRGHPHPRGLGTFPRILGRYVRDRKALTLEQAINKMTALPASRVHLRDRGTLVPRMAADVVVFDPSTVIDKATYEDPFQYPVGIDVVIVNGAIALRDGQRGAAHTGAGLRPG